CGTGCCGCGCCATGCTCGAGGAGAAGATCGAGGCCCGCGAGATCATGTACGGGGTCAACACCGGCATCGGCGAGTTTTCCGAGGTCGTGCTCGACGACGAGCAGGTCAAGCAGTTCCAGAAGTACCTCATCTACAACCACGCCGCCGGCATCGGCGACCCGGCGCCCATCGAGTACGTCCGCGGCGCCATCGCCGGACGCATCAACGTCCACTGCCACGGGAAGTCGGGGTGCCGCCCCGAGATCACGATGACGCTGGTCGAGATGCTCAACAAGGGCGTCACGCCGGTCGTCTGCCAGAAGGGCTCGGTTGGGGCCTGCGGCGACCTGGCACCGATGAGCCAGATCGCGCTTCTTCTCATGGGCGAGGGTGAGGCCTACTACGAGGGCGAGATCCTCCCGGGCGCCGAGGCGATGAAGCGGGCCGGCATCGAGGTGCCCGGACTCAAGGCGCGCGACGGGCTCGCGACCATCAACGGCTCGAACCTCCTGACCGCGATGGCCGCGGTCCATATCTACGACATCAACCGCCTTCTCAAGCAGGCCGAGATCGCCTGCGCCATGAGCCTCGAGGCGCTGATGGCCAACATGAAGCCCTACGACGTCAGGCTTCACGAGGTGCGCGGGTTCGCCGGCGCCGTCAGGACGGCCAACGCGCTCAACAAGCTCCTCGCGGGCGGCGACGTCGCCGAGGGGCGGCTCAAAATGAAGGTCCAGGACGCCTATTCGATGCGCTCGACGCCGCAGGTCGTAGGCGCCGCGCACGACGCGGTCGCGTACGCGAAGAGCCAGGTCGAGGTCGAGCTCAACGGCGTCGGCGACAATCCGATCTTCTTCCCCGAGTACAAGCTCACGCTGACGGGCGCCAACTTCCAGGGGACGCCGGTCTGCCTGCCGATGGACATGGCGGGCGCCGCGCTCACGATGGTCTGCGTGATGAGCGAGCGGCGGATGAACAGACTCACGAACCCGGCCCTCTCGGTCGGTCTGCCGCCCTTCCTGACGAAGGGCGCGGGGCTCATGTCCGGCATGATGCTCTCGCAGTACACCGCCGACAGCCTCATCGTGGAGCAGCGCATCCTCTCGATGCCCGCGAGCATCCAGTCGATCCCCGCGGCCGCCGATCAGGAGGATTTCGTGTCGATGGGGATGAACACGGCCATCAAGAACCACCAGATCATCGACAATGCCTGCGGCGTGCTTGGCATCGAGTTCATGGCCGCGGCGCAGGGCTTGGATCTCCGCGACTACGACCGCGCGAAGGGCACCGATGCCGCGCACAAGGTCATCCGGAAGCACGTCGACTATCTCGACGAGGACCGCCCGCTCTACCCCGACCACACGACCATGAAGGAGCTCGTGCGCTCGTGCGAGATCCTCGAGGAGGTCGAGAAGGTCGTCGGAGACCTCGGGTAGTCCGGCGGACAGGTTCTCTGAAGGGACGTGGCGGAAGCCCGGGGCGACGTCCCCGGGCTTCTCGTTGGCGCGTTCGCCGGGGCGGGTGCGCCCCCAGGAGGAGTAGCCGATGAAGGTCGTACTGGACGGAAAGAGCCTGACCATCGACCAGGTGCACGAGGTCGCCAGGAACCACGCCACGGTCGAACTCGCGCTCGAAGCGCGCGAGGCCGTCGCGAGATGCCGGAAGGTCGCAGAAGAGCTGATGGAGTCCGGTGCCCTCATCTACGGCGTCACGACCGGCATCGGCGAGCTCGCGCGCGTCGCGGTCTCTGGGGAACAGGGAGAAGAACTCCAGCGCCGCATCATCCGGAGCCACTCGGCCGGCGTCGGGGATTGGTTCGATGAGGACAAGGTCCGAGCCGCGATGCTTCTCCGCGCGAACGTCCTGGCGCGCGGCTACTCGGCGGTGCGTCCGGAGCTTCTCGAGACCCTCATCGGGATGCTCAACCGGAACGTCGTACCGGCCGTCAACGAGAAGGG
The Candidatus Effluviviaceae Genus V sp. genome window above contains:
- a CDS encoding histidine ammonia-lyase translates to MSITLNGSGLTVEKLVQIARNGEKVEVAPDAIERIETCRAMLEEKIEAREIMYGVNTGIGEFSEVVLDDEQVKQFQKYLIYNHAAGIGDPAPIEYVRGAIAGRINVHCHGKSGCRPEITMTLVEMLNKGVTPVVCQKGSVGACGDLAPMSQIALLLMGEGEAYYEGEILPGAEAMKRAGIEVPGLKARDGLATINGSNLLTAMAAVHIYDINRLLKQAEIACAMSLEALMANMKPYDVRLHEVRGFAGAVRTANALNKLLAGGDVAEGRLKMKVQDAYSMRSTPQVVGAAHDAVAYAKSQVEVELNGVGDNPIFFPEYKLTLTGANFQGTPVCLPMDMAGAALTMVCVMSERRMNRLTNPALSVGLPPFLTKGAGLMSGMMLSQYTADSLIVEQRILSMPASIQSIPAAADQEDFVSMGMNTAIKNHQIIDNACGVLGIEFMAAAQGLDLRDYDRAKGTDAAHKVIRKHVDYLDEDRPLYPDHTTMKELVRSCEILEEVEKVVGDLG